The sequence GAATATGTTTGACATGGACCATGATGTGAGCTAATCGCAGGGGAGACCGCTTACGTGAGCAAACATCGCAACTAAAAGACATGCTGGCAAAATCTACACACGAACTATGTTCAAGCAGTTTTGCCATATAGTATATGAGTGCGGAGCATACCAGATGGAAGAGATCGAGAAAGGAAAAACGTATATTACAATTCATACCGAGGCAGAGCGGCGGGAGAAGTGGTGAGGAATTTGATTGTGAATGCGGCCAGTTCGCACACATGCGGATGCTCTACAGCCATGTCTTGAAGGTACGTATGACCTCATATCCTGGTTGTTGCAAATTCATGCtggatgaaaaaattatgaacatgTATGAATTTTTGAAACAGGCTCTGGACTTTATTCTTATTAAGGAAATACCTTGGAAGCACATAGTGAAAAGATGGACTAGAGATGCCAGACACATCCTACTCCCTCATCTGACACAATATCAGAAGGACAATGCTCACAAAAATTCATTTAGTTATAGGCATTTCAATATGTCGATGCATGACATGAAGCTTGGCCGTATGGGGGACACGAGTGTTGAAGCATATACACATCTAATTTCTATGATCAAGAATTGTGCTGCTGGAATGACACCATTTGCTGAAATAATAAGAGACAGTCTTGGATTAGAGGACATGATGGCAGAGAATGGAGATGTTGTTAACCAGGTTCAGACACAAGTTGGTATTCAGTTTGCACCAAACAGAGTGGATAGTGTTGTTGGCAACGACGAAACAACTCGGCTAACGAGTCTGGTAATAGGCTGTCAGGATTATTACCTCTGGCTAAGAGGAAGGACATGGGAAGGCCTACGACAAGCAGAGAGAAGGCGTTTTATGAAGGTTTGAGTAAGAGGACAAGATTTTGCACGATTTTTCGGCGGCAAGGCCACAAATGTACAACTTTGCCCTGATCGCGGGGATGTCCCAAAGCAGGTGAGGAAACCTGCACGATGCAAAAGTTGTGGGGTGGACAAAGCAGCAGAACTCAGACTGAATAAATTACAAACTTAGATTGTTTCAGCATGACATATTTCTGTCATGGCCGGTGACTCATGCCAGAGCAAGCACAGGGGACTGGAGTGCTAATGTGACATTGGGAGCGTCAGTGTGTGTGGGCACAGCCGGTCCTTGTGCGTGTGAGTGTCGGGCGCTGGTGTGGTGTACGTGAGGCCCTGGTTAGGAGTCGTGTGTGGTTTGTGGGTGTATAAACACCCAGTCTTGTAATGTGTTTTGgtggaaaaaaagaaaataagtagCAAAAGTCTGAATTCCCCTGTCTCCTTCTCTGTTCCCAGTccccttgtcttctcctcttgaggccttgttcggttgcgggtgaatccgagtggattGAAGGGGTTTGAGGGGGATTTAAACCTTTTCTAAGTCAAAATATGAACCAATTCCTGCCAATCCCCTCCAATTCTCTTGGGGAGAGGATTAACCGAACAAAGCCTGAAGCATATCAGGTCGGCTGTACAATTTCTTCCTAGTTTTAGCTGTGTTGTATCTCAATGGCCAGTAAATTCGTGGCAGCTAAAACAACAATGAGGCATATCGTGTCAGCCGAGCGGCTAGGTTAATTCACCCAGCGGTAAGCCTTCCTGCCTTGTGGATCAGCACGTATATTGCGTGCCTGCTGAAATGCACGGTTCAGGTCCTGATTTGAGTCCGAAAGACGAGCTCTGCGATGCACGGAGGGTGCCGGCTGATGAGTTGCTTGGAGTGGCTGCTGATCAGTGCCAAAAATGACGATTATGAATTCGCATAACCCAACCTGCAGTACAGATCAGAGTGGCGCACAAAAATATTGTCGTTATGACTCAGGATTTGAGTGGGTTTTATCATGATGCGATGACTGTAAAACTTACCTCTCTGTTAACGCACTTATAGAACCGATGCCCAGCGTTCGCTCCACCCCGAGCAATCCAGGTCATAAGCCGGTAGCCGCAGTTGGGGCACGGGATGAGGGGCAGAATCTCCTCCCGCACGGCGGAGGAAGATGAATTAGACATGAAGGACCAGGAATGGGAGACACCGGATAGCTCCAACGAAGATTGGAACCAGCAGCAGACCTGTGGGGATTTGTATTGGATTTGGCTCGATATGCAGAAGATGAGCCATGTCGGAGAAGAGCGGCATATAGGACGGACAGGCAGAAGACTAGTGCTCAGTCGACTGTCGTCGGCCATCGGGTGTTGTTTGTTTGATCTCTGTGTGCAATCTTCCTCTACCGTGGCCCAGGTTGTCCGTTGCTGTTGTTTTCCTGTGTGTGTTTGTAGCTGCACTAGGCTTGATTTGTGTCATTGTGCTTGGCTTGTGTCATTTTATTACTAGAATTTGCCGGTTTGTTGTGACACGGGCTGTTTAATTGGTTGTTTGTAGTTGGACTGCCAATAGCAGCGACTACACAATAGACAAAAAgtcgctcctcctcctccaataaataaagctagggtttctgcctctcgccggcgccgccgcaggtccgtctcgtctccggtggccctagggctaTGAGGGCGCAGTGGATCCtgccaagggccggcgggagggctccgttttcagtcgttttttcctgtcttgttagggtttgtgtcatgctcaggaaggcgagacggcggcggctccctgaagatggaataaaggtctccccgcctagcccccgttccggcggtgcatctagcatcgttggtgggcgtgtggaggtgtgtctccggcggatctatctttggtggatttgctcggatctcgtcgttgttcgtctgcgttcgtgtgtcttcgggttgAATCCTTCCAGCCTACGTTATTCTTcttcggcggcggttgctgttctggtgcactggtcctatggggccttagcacgacgacttcctgactgtctactacaacaagttgtgcccgacttcgGCGATGGAAGGGTGATGACGGCGgggcgccttcggctcgcttcagtgcttgtagtcgtcgctaggtggtctacggatctggatgtaatttttacttctggtgttcgttgtactgccatgattgaagatgaatagattggaagtttttcgcaaaaataaaaataaaatcaaagGGCCCTACAACCCCTTTTTTTACCAGAAGCTAAACCAGTTGCGCGTAAGTCACACACAGTGTTTAGAtatactagggaaaagcttataggcagatgcttactagtagcgagggtttataaccctcgctattgctacttactagtagcgcgtgtttttacccctcgctactaataagttgatagtagtagcgtggggttttaaccctcgctactactaagcggtctctaccgtgccccccgggacatgccatagtagtagcgaggggtataaacccgcgctactactaagttgatagtagtagcgcggttttatacccctcgctactactaagtacgaggaaggtgaagtccccatatcctcggccgaatccctcctctctccctcactctccccctctctcccattcCCCTTCTCCTCCCACTCATTCCCAAATTCGGTGACCTCCTCTCCCTCAACGTCTCCCGACGCGGACGATGGCCATGTCTAGGAGGAGGAGGTTGCCGCTGCCGGGTCCGGCACGGAGGGCGGCCAACGGGGGCTCCGCGGAGCTGGCCAAGGATGGTGGCGGTGAGAGCTTTGCTTCCAGCGACGCGCGACGCAGACTCATCTCCCACCACGCGATGCGCGCATCGCGTCCTCTGTTTCGGCGCCGGGGTCGCTGACTGGCTTGCGTGTTTGACGGGCTCTGCAGATTCCGATGCGGGGGaggacgacaaggaggaggagcGACGGCAGCAGCAGGACGAGCACGCGCAACTTCATCTAGGTTTTGAGCGTCGCCTCCAACTTCGGCGGTCACCAGTGAGTTCCTCCTCCTACTCCTCTCTATCCCTCTCTTCCTCATTCAAATaattttctcttcttttgtagcagCAGTAGATGAGAGGTGCGGGAATGAGTTGGATTGGGAGCCACCATCACCATGGACAACTTCATCCCCTCCAGGACCAGCAACAACCATGGTTGGAGAGGACGATGACGCCCAGCAGTAGCAACCATGGatggaatttatttatttttttaattcccaattagttagtagtagcgcggggcctTGACCCATGCTATAGATAAGTAGTAGTAGTGCGGGCGTCAAccacgctactactatcaaaagtagcagtagcgagggttatacaCGCGCTACAgctacaagttagctgtggcgccgtatcagtagcgcgggtgcccatGCTACTAATACACCCaaaacccgtgctactgctaggcttttccctagtagtgtgtattTCAGGCAAACAGTAATCTTTTATTCACTTCTTATATTTGAATGCTTCACAGGATGTACAATGCTTATCAGTTGtgtccatgctacctcttgagcttgcgtaggttttcccttgaagaggaaagggtgaagcagcaaagtagcgtaagtattcccctcagttttgagaaccaaggtatcaatccagtagaagacgacgcacaagtcaccgaatacctgcacaaataatcaagaacttgcaaccaacgtgctaaaggggttgtcaatcccttcacagtcactcgcaaaagtgagatctgataaacatAGATAAACGgtgaagtaaatatttttggtatttttggtttatagattggaaagtaaagattgcaaaataatagatcggaaactagcaagatgtaaacgagattcaatatgatggaaaagataggggtcataggtttcactagtggcttctctcaagatagcatatattatggtgggtgaacaaattagtgccgagcaattgataaaaaaacacataattatgatgacatctaaggcaacgATCCTGAACataggctgaaggaaatatgcctagaggcaataataaagttattatttatttccttaattcatgataaatgtttattattcatgctagaattgtattaaccggaaacttagtacatgtgtgaatgcatagacaaaacatatagtccctagtatgcctctacttgactagctcgttaatcaaagatggttatgtttcctaaccatagacatgtgttgtcatttgatgaacgagattacatcattaggagaatgatgtgatggacatgacccattcgttggcttagcattatgatcatgtctgtttcattgctactgctttcttcatgacttatacaagttcctgagactatgagattatgcaactcccgaataccggaggaacactttgtgtgctaccaaacgtcacaatgtaaatgggtgattataaaggtgctctacaggtgtctccgaaggtgtttgttgggttggcataaatcgataggatttgtcactccgtgtttcggagaggtatctctgggccctcttggtaatactcatcactataatccttgcaagcattgtgaataatgagttagttgcgggatgaagtattacggaacgagtaaagagacttgccggtaacgagattgaactaggtatgatgataccgacgattgaatctcggacaagtaacataccgatgacaaagggaacaacgtatgtcgttatgcggtttgaccgataaagatcttcgtagaatatgtaggaaccaatatgagcatccatgttcctctattggttatttaccAAAGACGTGTcttgttcatgtctacatagttctcggacccgtagggtccgcacgcttaacgttcgatgacgattggtattatgagtttatgtgatttgatgtaccgaatattgttcgtagtcccggatgtgatcacggacatgacgaggagtctcgaaatggtcgagacataaagattgatatattgaatggctatgttcggataccggaagtattctggagaagtttcggataaaaccggagtaccgggggttacctgaacccccccccccggaagctattgggcctcatgggccttagtggagcaGAGAGAGGGTTGTCCAGGAGGTGGTGCGCGCCCCCttgccctagtccgaattggacaaggggagggggcggcgcccccctccttccttctcccctcctcctccttcccctcttctccttgttggaataggaaaaggggggcgaaacctacttggagtaggattgcccccccccttggcgtgcctcctcccctggccagcctcctcctccctccctcctttatatatgggggaggggggcaccccatagacacacaagttggtcaatttgatcttttagccgtgtgcggtgcccccctccatagatttccaccttggtcatatcatcgtagtcttaggcgaagccctgcgcaggtaacttaatcatcatcgtcaccacatcatcgtgctaacggaactctccctcggccttagctggatctagagttcgagggacatcaccgagctgaacgtgtgcagatcgctgaggtgtcgtgcgttcggtacttgatcggttggatcgcgaagacgttcgacaaAATCAACTGCGTTACATAACGCTTcgcttgcggtctacgagggtacgtggacacactctccccccgttgttatgcatcacctagatatatcttgcgtgatcgtaggaatttttttgaaattactacgttccccaacataggcatcacgtctgtgtcaagtagaccgactcctgcctgcatctactactattactccagacatcgaccgctatccagcatgcatcaagagtattaagttcataaagaacggagtaacgcattaagcaagatgacatgatgtagaggaattaactcaagcaatatgatgaaaaccccatcttgttatcctcgatggcaacaatacaacacgtgccttgttgcccctactgtcatagggaaaggacaccgcaagattgaacccaaagctaagcacttctcaatttgcaagaaagatcaatctagtaggccaaactaaactaataattcgaagggacttgaaaagatatcaaatcatgcatataagaattcagagaagaagcaaataatattcatagataatcttgttcataaatccacaattcatcggatctcagcaaacacaccgaaaaagagtattacatcgaatagatcttcaagaacatcgaggagaacttggtattgagaatcaaagagagagaagaagccatctagctactaactatggacccgaaggtctgtggtaaactactcatgcttcatcgaagaggtaatggtgttgatgtagaagccctccatgctcGAATCCCCCTACGATAGGAtgcaggaaaaggccccaagatgggatctcacgggtacagaaggttggggcggtggaaaagtggttttgtgccccccactgatgtttttagggtataagagtatatataggcgaaggaactaggtcaggggagctacgaggggcccacgaaggagggggcgtgcctacccccctgggcgcgccctcctacctcgtggcttccttgttgcgtctccgacttcatatccaagtcttctggtttgctttcggtccaagaaagatcatcgcgaaggtttcattccgtttggactccgtttgatattcctttttggcaaaactctaaaataggcaaaaaaaaaaagaaactggcattgggccctcggttaatagcttagtcccaaaaataatataaaatagcatattaaagcccattaaacatccaaaacagatattataatagaatggaacaatcaaaaattatagatacgttggagacgtatcaagcatccccaagcttaattcctgctcgtcctcgagtaggtaaatgataaaaacagaatttttgatgtggaatgctacctaacatatttattcatgtaattttctttattgtggcatgaatgttcagatccaaaagattcaagacaaaattataatattgacataaaaacaataatacttcaagcatactaacaaagcaatcatgtcttctcaaaataacatggcccaagaaagctatccctacaaaatcatatagtttggctatgctctatcttcaccacacaaaatatttaaatcatgaacaaccccgatgacaagccaatcaattgtttcatacttttgatattctcaaactttttcaatcttcacgtaatacatgagcgtgagccatggacatagcactataggtggaatagaagggtggttgtggagaagaccaaaagaagaagatagtctcacatcaagtaggcgtatcgatgggctatggagatgtccatcaatagatatcaatgtgagtgagtagagattgccatgcaacggatgcgctagagctataagtgtatgaaagctcaaaaagaaactaagtgggtgtgcatccaacttgcttgctcacgaagacctagggcattttgcggaagcccatcattgaaatatacgagccaagttctataattaaaaactcccactagtatatgaaagtgacaacataggagactctctatcatgaagatcatgatgctactttgaagcacaagtgtggaaaaaagatagtaacattaccccttctctctttttctctcatttttcttatttgggccttctctttttttatggcctcttttttcgtccgaagtctcatcctgacttgtggggtaatcatagtctccatcattctttcctcacactagatgaccagttgcgccaatggcgcaaaggccgaaAGCAAGCCATGTATTGAAAGACTGTACATTAATATTATTCGGACACATATTGAAATGATAAACATTAGACAGAGTGATCGCTGCATGTTTGACCATGGCGCAAAAAGCGAGAGCGAGCCAAGCATTCAAAGCATGTATATGAGATTGATTTAGAATCAACTTAAAGATACTTATATTCCATTACATGAAAGCTTGATGCTTAAAAGAAAATAATCAGATCACTTAGCACACATTGGCTTTAAAAGACAAGCTATATTAGCATAGATGGAGGCCGAGAGAAAGCCATGTATTAAAAGAGTGTACATTGAAGATGACTTTATCATCTAAGCAGTACTTAATGGTGGGTTTGTTTGGTGGACTGTCATTGCCCAAAGCATGAATGCGTTCCATACCATCGTCCAATCCCCAGTAATACTTATTTATTTCCTATAGAATGTCCTATGATTGTAAAGTTGTATCGTCAAGACAATCTCCAACATATCTTATCTATTGTAGGGTATGGTTTAGATCTAAAGAAAAACAACAGAAAAGAAACGCCTACAGAAGAGTTCAGATAGTTACATAACACCTCAGTACCTTGCTGGGCATTCCAGTGTTCTATGCAAACACACTAATAAACAAAATGTTCAGTGAAAGATGCGAGCCACTTTGCTAAAAACATAGTCATTGAATGGAGTAGCAACCAATCCTTTTAGTCTGCTAGTAGATATGCGTCAACAATTATGATTCTTTTTGTACATCTCCCTTTGAAGCATTAGCACAAGATTGAGAAATAGAACCATATTTTCTCAGCGCTTTGAACCCTGGTTTCAGAATGATTCTCCAAATACAAATGTCTGGAGACAACAACAGAATGAACACAAAACGGTTCAGTACTAATGGAGGGTCCTTTACTTAAATCAGGACAAATCCAAATCAAATATACAAAGATAATACAAAGACCAAACTCTGCGGCTATTGTTTCAATGCACAGTAAGCCGTATCTTCTATAAAAGTGTCCCGATACAATTGGTAACGAACAATTTGGTTCCAAGTACACAAGTAAAGGAAAAGGCAACATTCTTATTTTTGAGATATTAACAATAGTTTCTACAAAAGACTTATATATACCTAAGTACAGGAGGTACCTAGTTTCTACAAAAGGCTAGAGGAACTACATCTTCGGAAAAAAAAGCTAGAGGAACTAAAGCACAACTATCCATTGCTGCAAAGTAGAAATTAGAGGTATAAAAATATTATTCTTTGGGTGGAATATTAATCAAAGTAGCAATATGCAAaagtaaataaaaaatactgggatCATTTGCAATAACAATGTTACTAATTAGAGAGATTAATTATACTGCAAATGGATAACTAATATTAATTATCGAAAGAAGCAAATCTTTGATGCACCGTATGTAGTCCGCTTTGAAATCtgtaaaaagacttgtatttaggaacggaacggagggagtagatgtttaGGTATGATGTTCATACATGGCCCTATATATTACATTGATGGTaggttcatattgcaaaataaaggcATGAGATCAATTCATGATATAAGCGAAGGTACATAGGCAGAGATGTGCCATAGAAATAGCTTTGGTCACCCAGCTTATGGTAACTAAGATCAGGTAGAGTCATTGCTGTCTATGTCATCGGTATCG comes from Triticum aestivum cultivar Chinese Spring chromosome 5B, IWGSC CS RefSeq v2.1, whole genome shotgun sequence and encodes:
- the LOC123117380 gene encoding uncharacterized protein; this translates as MSAEHTRWKRSRKEKRILQFIPRQSGGRSGEEFDCECGQFAHMRMLYSHVLKALDFILIKEIPWKHIVKRWTRDARHILLPHLTQYQKDNAHKNSFSYRHFNMSMHDMKLGRMGDTSVEAYTHLISMIKNCAAGMTPFAEIIRDSLGLEDMMAENGDVVNQVQTQVGIQFAPNRVDSVVGNDETTRLTSLVIGCQDYYLWLRGRTWEGLRQAERRRFMKV